A stretch of Synechococcus sp. WH 8020 DNA encodes these proteins:
- the infC gene encoding translation initiation factor IF-3 produces the protein MPPRPRFDRRAPVRELPNINDRINYPQLRVVDADGEQLGVIDREQALEVARERELDLVLVSEKADPPVCRIMDYGKFKFEQEKKAKEAKKKSHQTEVKEVKMRYKIDQHDYDVRIGQAQRFLKAGDKVKCTVIFRGREIQHTALAEVLLRRMAKDLEEPAEVQQPPKREGRNMIMFLTPRKAPLVKKDKDEEVVNKAVRTIPSPARRISTQD, from the coding sequence ATGCCTCCACGTCCTCGCTTTGATCGTCGCGCCCCCGTCCGGGAGCTCCCCAACATCAATGACCGCATCAATTACCCACAGCTCAGGGTTGTTGACGCAGACGGAGAACAACTCGGGGTGATCGACCGGGAGCAAGCATTAGAAGTTGCGCGCGAACGCGAACTCGATCTCGTGCTGGTGAGCGAGAAAGCCGATCCTCCGGTTTGCCGGATCATGGACTACGGCAAATTCAAATTCGAGCAAGAAAAGAAGGCCAAAGAAGCGAAGAAAAAGTCGCATCAGACCGAAGTCAAAGAGGTCAAGATGCGTTACAAAATCGACCAGCACGATTACGACGTCCGCATCGGTCAAGCCCAGCGCTTCCTCAAGGCGGGCGACAAGGTGAAATGCACGGTTATTTTCCGAGGCCGGGAGATTCAGCACACCGCCTTAGCCGAGGTGTTGCTGCGCCGAATGGCCAAAGACCTGGAAGAGCCCGCCGAGGTGCAGCAGCCTCCGAAGCGCGAAGGCCGCAACATGATCATGTTTCTGACCCCCCGCAAAGCGCCGCTGGTCAAGAAAGACAAGGACGAAGAAGTGGTGAACAAAGCGGTACGCACCATCCCTTCACCCGCTCGTCGGATCAGCACTCAAGACTGA
- a CDS encoding fluoride efflux transporter FluC has product MSQPPFSPTTNQLTLRQDLNEMALVALGAVPGAVMRWQIASHFHDNDLIVNVLGAFILGWLVGLPLQPKRQLLVGIGFCGSLTTFSSWMVHCVTFIAQGDWLSALGLIGLTLGLGLGAAALGVFVGRSLVRR; this is encoded by the coding sequence ATGTCACAGCCTCCTTTCTCCCCCACAACAAACCAGCTCACCCTTCGCCAAGACCTGAACGAAATGGCTCTTGTGGCGCTTGGTGCAGTTCCTGGTGCTGTGATGCGCTGGCAAATTGCTTCCCACTTCCACGACAACGACCTGATTGTGAACGTGCTCGGAGCGTTCATTTTGGGTTGGTTGGTCGGGCTTCCTCTCCAACCAAAGCGTCAGTTGTTGGTCGGGATTGGTTTCTGCGGTTCGCTCACCACGTTCAGTAGCTGGATGGTGCACTGCGTGACCTTCATCGCGCAAGGCGACTGGCTTTCTGCCCTGGGGTTGATTGGTCTCACCCTGGGGCTGGGGCTTGGTGCCGCAGCCCTGGGTGTCTTCGTAGGCCGGAGCTTGGTTAGGCGTTAA
- the gyrB gene encoding DNA topoisomerase (ATP-hydrolyzing) subunit B, with the protein MSEAAKVQAAYGAEQIQVLEGLEPVRKRPGMYIGTTGPRGLHHLVYEVVDNAVDEALAGHCNEITVVLGEDGSAFVSDNGRGIPTDVHPRTGKSALETVLTVLHAGGKFGAGGYKVSGGLHGVGVSVVNALSEWVEVTVRRQGQVHRQRFERGAAIGSLASEPQPAEESGITGTSVCFKPDHEIFTGGIEFDYSTLSARLRELAYLNGGVRIVFRDEREAARDQEGQPHEELYFYEGGIKEYVAYMNAEKDPLHPEIIYVNSEKDGVSVEAALQWCVDAYSDSILGFANNIRTVDGGTHIEGLKTVLTRTLNSFAKKRGKRKESDSNLAGENIREGLTAVLSVKVPEPEFEGQTKTKLGNTEVRGIVDSLVGESLSQYLEFNPGVIDMILEKAIQAFNAAEAARRARELVRRKSVLESSTLPGKLADCSSRDPSESEIYIVEGDSAGGSAKQGRDRRFQAILPLRGKILNIEKTDDAKIYKNTEIQALITALGLGIKGEDFDVKNLRYHRVVIMTDADVDGAHIRTLILTFFYRYQKELVEGGYIYIACPPLYKVERGKNHTYCYNEQQLQKTLAGFGEKANYNIQRFKGLGEMMPKQLWETTMDPSTRMMKRVEVQDALEADRIFTILMGDKVAPRREFIETHSADLDMASLDI; encoded by the coding sequence ATGAGCGAAGCCGCAAAAGTTCAAGCCGCCTACGGCGCTGAACAGATTCAGGTTCTTGAAGGCCTGGAGCCGGTGCGAAAACGCCCGGGGATGTACATCGGCACCACCGGTCCCCGTGGGCTCCACCACCTCGTGTATGAGGTGGTGGACAATGCCGTGGATGAGGCCCTCGCTGGGCATTGCAACGAGATCACGGTCGTTCTTGGAGAAGACGGCTCGGCGTTTGTGAGTGATAACGGCCGAGGAATCCCAACGGATGTTCACCCCCGCACTGGGAAGAGCGCCCTGGAAACCGTGCTCACGGTGTTGCATGCCGGTGGCAAGTTTGGAGCCGGTGGCTACAAGGTCTCGGGTGGCTTGCACGGTGTCGGCGTTTCCGTCGTGAATGCCCTGAGCGAGTGGGTTGAAGTCACCGTGCGCCGTCAAGGGCAGGTGCATCGTCAACGCTTTGAGCGTGGTGCTGCCATCGGAAGCCTTGCCTCAGAGCCTCAGCCAGCTGAGGAGAGCGGGATCACTGGTACCAGCGTTTGCTTTAAGCCCGATCACGAGATTTTTACGGGCGGTATTGAGTTTGATTATTCGACCCTTTCCGCACGATTGCGTGAGCTGGCCTACCTCAATGGTGGTGTGCGCATTGTGTTTCGCGATGAGAGAGAGGCTGCAAGGGATCAGGAGGGCCAGCCCCATGAAGAGCTCTATTTCTATGAGGGTGGCATTAAAGAATATGTGGCCTATATGAATGCGGAGAAAGATCCTCTGCATCCGGAAATTATTTATGTCAATTCCGAAAAAGATGGAGTGTCCGTGGAGGCTGCACTTCAGTGGTGTGTTGATGCTTACTCCGACAGTATTCTTGGCTTTGCGAATAACATCCGCACGGTTGATGGTGGCACCCATATTGAAGGCTTAAAAACCGTTCTCACCCGTACTCTTAATTCGTTTGCGAAAAAACGAGGCAAGCGCAAAGAATCAGATTCCAACTTGGCGGGTGAAAACATTCGCGAAGGCCTTACCGCTGTGCTTTCGGTGAAAGTGCCTGAGCCTGAATTTGAGGGTCAGACCAAAACCAAACTTGGCAATACTGAGGTGCGCGGCATTGTTGACAGTTTGGTTGGTGAGTCACTCAGCCAATACCTGGAATTCAATCCAGGGGTGATCGACATGATTCTCGAGAAGGCGATTCAGGCCTTCAACGCTGCTGAGGCGGCTCGCCGAGCGAGGGAGTTGGTGCGTCGTAAGAGCGTGCTGGAAAGTTCAACTCTGCCGGGCAAATTGGCCGATTGCAGCTCCAGAGATCCTTCCGAATCAGAGATTTATATCGTGGAGGGTGATTCTGCTGGCGGTTCCGCTAAGCAGGGACGCGATCGTCGTTTTCAGGCGATTCTGCCTTTGCGCGGAAAGATTCTCAACATCGAGAAAACCGACGACGCCAAGATCTACAAAAATACTGAGATTCAGGCTCTGATTACGGCTCTTGGTTTGGGTATTAAAGGCGAAGATTTTGATGTTAAAAATCTCCGTTATCATCGTGTTGTCATCATGACTGATGCGGATGTGGATGGAGCGCATATCCGAACTCTGATTCTCACTTTCTTCTATCGGTATCAAAAAGAATTGGTTGAAGGGGGTTATATCTATATCGCTTGCCCGCCTCTCTACAAAGTTGAGCGCGGAAAGAATCACACCTATTGCTACAACGAGCAGCAATTGCAAAAAACGTTGGCGGGATTTGGTGAGAAAGCCAACTACAATATTCAGAGATTTAAGGGTCTAGGTGAAATGATGCCGAAGCAGTTGTGGGAAACCACGATGGATCCGTCCACGCGCATGATGAAGCGGGTGGAGGTTCAAGATGCTTTGGAAGCCGACCGGATTTTCACAATTTTGATGGGCGACAAAGTTGCTCCACGGCGAGAATTTATTGAAACGCATAGCGCCGATTTGGATATGGCGTCACTCGATATCTGA
- a CDS encoding dienelactone hydrolase family protein, with the protein MPSFSILPPVLPKPSPGSWVTLNTGPVPLRCWWAPTSSARPASGAVIVLPEIFGLNCWVRGVADRLSAAGVPALAMPLFARTAPELELGYDPESTSEGRRHKEATSAEAILADVQASIDWLRHALEANDRPLRITVVGFCFGGHAALLAATLADVQVSLDFYGAGVSRGRPGGGAPSLELLPSVQGELHCLCGSLDPLIPRSDQQAIQAALQAEDPSGLRLRYSAFEGADHGFMCEARDQYHQASAQEGWRLLLEAAQS; encoded by the coding sequence ATGCCAAGTTTTTCGATTCTTCCTCCTGTGCTTCCCAAGCCATCGCCAGGGTCCTGGGTAACGCTGAACACCGGTCCAGTGCCCTTGCGCTGCTGGTGGGCGCCCACCAGCAGCGCAAGGCCGGCTAGCGGTGCTGTGATCGTGCTTCCCGAGATCTTTGGCCTGAATTGTTGGGTGCGTGGTGTGGCTGACCGCTTGTCGGCGGCTGGTGTTCCGGCCCTCGCGATGCCGTTGTTTGCGCGGACAGCCCCAGAGCTCGAGCTTGGTTATGACCCGGAGTCCACCAGCGAAGGTCGGCGCCATAAGGAGGCCACGAGCGCCGAGGCGATCCTTGCGGATGTTCAAGCTTCGATCGATTGGCTGCGGCATGCGCTTGAAGCCAATGATCGGCCTCTGCGGATCACGGTGGTGGGGTTCTGTTTCGGGGGCCATGCCGCTCTGCTGGCCGCCACCCTGGCTGATGTGCAGGTCAGCTTGGATTTTTATGGGGCAGGGGTGAGCCGTGGGCGGCCCGGTGGAGGAGCCCCCAGCTTGGAGTTGCTGCCCTCGGTGCAGGGAGAGCTGCATTGTTTGTGCGGCAGCCTTGATCCCCTGATCCCAAGGTCGGATCAACAGGCGATTCAAGCGGCATTGCAAGCCGAGGATCCCTCTGGTTTGCGCTTGCGTTACAGCGCATTTGAGGGGGCTGATCACGGCTTCATGTGCGAAGCCCGAGATCAGTACCACCAGGCCTCAGCGCAGGAGGGCTGGCGACTGCTGCTGGAGGCGGCTCAGTCTTGA
- the cysE gene encoding serine O-acetyltransferase — protein sequence MLDQIRADFAIIRERDPAARGPLEILLCYPGFQAISLHRLSHRLWRSRLPLKLPARLLSQLGRGITGVEIHPGATIGRGVFIDHGMGVVIGETSEIGDRCLLYQGVTLGGTGKDSGKRHPTLANNVVVGAGAKVLGAIEVGANTRIGAGSVVVRSVEQNCTVVGIPGRVIHQSGVRINPLAHSALPDAEANVIRNLMERIDQLENQVSELQSCLNAVAAGGSGETIREVSTGQSQNLKDREILEFLGD from the coding sequence ATGCTTGATCAAATTCGGGCCGACTTTGCGATCATCCGCGAACGGGATCCTGCGGCGCGGGGACCATTGGAGATCCTGCTCTGCTACCCAGGGTTTCAAGCGATCAGCTTGCACAGGCTGAGCCATCGGCTTTGGCGCTCCCGGCTACCCCTGAAATTGCCGGCACGCCTGCTAAGCCAGCTGGGCAGAGGAATCACCGGCGTGGAGATCCACCCGGGGGCCACGATTGGCCGAGGTGTGTTCATTGATCACGGCATGGGGGTCGTGATTGGTGAAACGAGCGAAATTGGCGATCGCTGTCTTCTGTATCAGGGTGTGACCCTGGGTGGAACTGGCAAAGACAGCGGCAAGCGTCACCCAACCCTCGCCAACAACGTTGTCGTGGGAGCTGGCGCCAAGGTGCTGGGAGCCATTGAGGTGGGTGCTAACACCAGGATTGGCGCTGGATCCGTCGTTGTGCGCAGTGTTGAGCAGAATTGCACGGTTGTGGGCATCCCCGGGCGAGTGATCCATCAGAGCGGCGTACGGATTAACCCCCTAGCGCACTCAGCTCTACCTGATGCAGAAGCCAATGTGATCCGCAACTTGATGGAGCGGATTGATCAACTTGAAAATCAGGTGAGCGAACTACAAAGCTGCCTAAACGCTGTTGCCGCGGGAGGAAGCGGAGAAACCATTCGTGAAGTAAGTACGGGCCAATCCCAAAACCTCAAGGACAGAGAAATCCTTGAGTTTCTAGGGGACTAA
- a CDS encoding fluoride efflux transporter FluC — protein sequence MADSFTATQVVLVGIGAIPGAWLRLRIVNHFEPMVPLKHWGTFAVNLVAAFALGLVVGLQVNDACSTSKGVSALTLLVAVGFFGSLSTFSTFAVELLNTLKQRNWRESLLLGVGSILGGLVAAGLGYGLGLTEGIA from the coding sequence GTGGCTGACTCCTTCACCGCTACTCAGGTGGTGCTGGTTGGGATTGGTGCCATTCCTGGCGCGTGGCTTCGGCTGCGAATTGTCAACCACTTTGAGCCGATGGTTCCTCTTAAGCACTGGGGAACGTTTGCCGTCAATCTCGTCGCAGCTTTTGCCCTAGGTCTGGTGGTAGGCCTGCAGGTGAATGACGCCTGTTCAACCTCTAAAGGTGTTTCGGCGCTGACGTTGTTGGTGGCAGTGGGCTTTTTCGGCAGCCTTAGTACGTTTTCCACCTTTGCCGTTGAGTTGCTCAACACTCTGAAGCAGAGAAATTGGCGTGAATCGTTGCTCCTCGGCGTGGGCTCGATCCTGGGTGGCTTGGTTGCGGCTGGTCTTGGCTATGGACTTGGATTGACCGAGGGGATCGCCTGA
- the miaA gene encoding tRNA (adenosine(37)-N6)-dimethylallyltransferase MiaA, whose amino-acid sequence MNQISPEFGPDAGEKAPLVVALVGPTASGKTALALELAEHFQLEILNIDSRQLYRDMDIGTAKPTAEQQQRVTHHLLDLRSPDQPITLQEFQQEAAAVVSQVLNKRGVAFLAGGSGLYLKALTQGLQPPAVPPQAELRRQLSALGQANCHQLLQQADPQAAAKIAPADAVRTQRALEVLYCSGKPMSEQQSANPPPWRVLELGLNPMELRSRIAQRTQQIYQDGLLEETRQLSQRYGPDLPMLQTIGYGEALEVLQGGLNEAQAIATTTRRTQQFAKRQRTWFRRQHSPHWLTGQDALSEAIRLIEAGLG is encoded by the coding sequence ATGAATCAGATCAGCCCTGAATTTGGCCCCGATGCCGGTGAGAAGGCACCCCTCGTTGTGGCGCTCGTTGGGCCAACGGCGAGCGGCAAAACCGCGCTCGCGCTTGAGCTTGCTGAGCACTTCCAGCTGGAGATCCTCAATATCGATTCGCGCCAGCTTTACCGAGACATGGATATCGGCACGGCCAAACCCACAGCCGAGCAACAACAGCGCGTCACCCATCACCTCCTCGACCTCCGTTCCCCTGATCAACCAATCACGCTGCAGGAATTTCAGCAAGAAGCCGCTGCGGTCGTAAGCCAGGTTCTCAACAAGCGAGGCGTTGCCTTTTTAGCCGGAGGCAGCGGCTTGTACCTCAAGGCCCTCACCCAAGGACTGCAGCCTCCAGCCGTGCCTCCTCAAGCCGAGCTACGCCGCCAACTGAGCGCACTCGGTCAAGCGAACTGCCACCAGCTCCTCCAACAGGCCGATCCCCAAGCAGCCGCCAAAATCGCCCCTGCGGATGCGGTTCGCACCCAACGCGCTCTGGAGGTTCTGTACTGCAGCGGCAAACCGATGAGCGAGCAACAGTCGGCTAATCCACCGCCCTGGCGCGTGCTGGAGCTCGGACTCAATCCCATGGAGCTGCGCTCACGGATCGCCCAACGGACCCAGCAGATCTATCAGGATGGCTTGCTTGAAGAAACGCGGCAGCTGAGCCAGCGCTATGGACCTGATCTCCCCATGCTGCAAACGATCGGCTACGGCGAAGCACTAGAGGTGCTGCAAGGAGGCCTAAACGAAGCCCAGGCCATCGCTACCACCACCCGCCGCACCCAGCAGTTTGCCAAGCGTCAACGCACCTGGTTCCGCCGCCAACACAGCCCCCACTGGCTCACAGGTCAGGATGCCCTCAGCGAAGCGATACGACTGATCGAAGCGGGTCTAGGCTAA
- a CDS encoding glutathione peroxidase, with amino-acid sequence MAPNISNVSVNTPDGANKSLGSYSGKVLLIVNVASRCGFTRQYSGLQALQDSYGAQGLEVLGFPCNDFGAQEPGSLEEIKSFCSTTYNASFELFDKVHATGSTTEPYTTLNKTEPSGDVAWNFEKFLVGKDGTVIARFKSGVEPDSDELKTAIESALNA; translated from the coding sequence CGTCAACACCCCCGACGGCGCCAACAAATCACTTGGCTCTTACTCCGGCAAGGTGCTGTTAATCGTGAACGTGGCGAGCCGCTGCGGATTCACCCGCCAATACAGCGGCCTGCAGGCGTTACAAGACAGCTACGGCGCTCAGGGGCTTGAGGTACTGGGCTTCCCCTGCAACGATTTTGGTGCTCAAGAGCCCGGATCTTTGGAGGAGATTAAAAGCTTCTGCTCCACCACTTACAACGCCAGCTTTGAGCTGTTCGACAAAGTGCATGCCACGGGAAGCACCACTGAGCCCTACACCACCCTGAACAAAACAGAGCCTTCAGGCGATGTGGCTTGGAACTTTGAGAAGTTCCTCGTAGGCAAAGACGGCACGGTCATCGCAAGGTTTAAAAGCGGAGTTGAGCCCGATTCAGATGAGCTGAAGACTGCGATTGAATCCGCCCTTAACGCCTAA
- a CDS encoding GntR family transcriptional regulator, with protein sequence MRFHIQQESDIPASTQLYNQICFAIAARHYPPGHRLPSTRQLAMQTGLHRNTISKVYRQLETDGVVEAMAGSGIYVRDQQKPREIRTPPHIRNRGVTDLDREVRKCVDGLLNAGCTLQQTRELLTREIDWRLRCGARVLVSTPREDIGASMLIAEELEPNINVPVEVVPMEELESVLENASNGTVVTSRYFLQPVEELAKKHGVRAVAVDLNDFKAELGMLKELRQGSCVGLVSISPGILRAAEVILHSMRGNDLLLMTATPDIGSRLLALLRASSHVLCDRPSMPLVEQSLRQNRSQLMRMPQVHCAESYLSGDTIELLRKEIGLISH encoded by the coding sequence GTGCGATTCCACATCCAACAGGAAAGCGACATACCGGCATCGACCCAGCTCTACAACCAGATCTGTTTCGCCATCGCCGCCCGGCACTACCCGCCAGGGCATCGTCTTCCGAGTACGAGGCAGCTCGCGATGCAGACCGGCTTGCATCGCAACACCATCAGCAAGGTTTACCGCCAACTGGAAACCGATGGGGTGGTGGAAGCAATGGCCGGTTCCGGGATCTATGTGCGCGATCAACAGAAGCCACGGGAGATCCGAACCCCGCCCCATATCCGCAATCGTGGCGTCACCGATCTCGATCGAGAGGTGCGCAAATGCGTGGATGGCCTGCTCAACGCGGGTTGCACCCTGCAGCAAACCAGAGAGCTGCTCACGCGAGAAATCGATTGGCGCCTGCGCTGCGGCGCCAGGGTGCTTGTAAGCACCCCTCGTGAAGACATTGGCGCTTCGATGCTCATCGCAGAAGAACTCGAACCCAACATCAATGTGCCTGTGGAAGTGGTGCCGATGGAAGAACTCGAGAGCGTGCTCGAGAACGCAAGCAATGGCACGGTGGTGACGAGCAGATACTTCCTCCAGCCCGTAGAAGAGCTCGCCAAGAAACACGGTGTACGCGCTGTTGCGGTGGATCTCAACGACTTCAAAGCGGAATTGGGGATGCTCAAAGAGCTCCGCCAAGGCAGCTGCGTCGGCCTTGTGAGCATCAGCCCCGGCATCCTGCGAGCCGCCGAAGTGATCCTCCACAGCATGCGCGGCAATGACCTCTTGCTGATGACGGCCACCCCTGACATCGGCAGCCGGCTACTAGCCCTTCTGCGCGCCTCCAGCCACGTGCTCTGTGACCGCCCCAGCATGCCGTTGGTGGAGCAAAGCCTCCGTCAAAACCGCTCCCAGCTGATGCGCATGCCTCAAGTGCACTGCGCCGAGAGCTACCTCAGTGGTGACACGATCGAGCTACTCCGCAAAGAAATTGGCCTGATCAGCCACTGA